A stretch of the Mycobacterium shigaense genome encodes the following:
- a CDS encoding DUF732 domain-containing protein produces MPALMTYRFSTTWADVINAASAALRPLAVAAGVAAAGATLPALAHADTPNDPISSALTGAGVANNGSVSNAIAGIGRSICPSLVKPGATLASIVSKVSGNNGLSPNMAGLVTSMAIQMECPGFMTSLANGNMPFPLQAPGLPSIPGVGPAAMH; encoded by the coding sequence ATGCCTGCACTGATGACGTACCGATTTTCCACGACCTGGGCAGACGTCATCAATGCGGCTTCAGCGGCGCTTCGCCCACTGGCCGTTGCGGCGGGCGTCGCCGCCGCCGGGGCAACGCTGCCTGCCCTCGCGCACGCGGACACGCCCAACGACCCGATCAGCTCCGCCCTGACCGGAGCAGGAGTTGCCAACAACGGTTCGGTGAGCAACGCCATTGCCGGAATCGGCAGATCGATCTGCCCATCGCTGGTCAAGCCGGGCGCAACGCTCGCCTCGATCGTTTCGAAAGTGTCTGGAAATAACGGGCTTTCGCCGAACATGGCCGGGCTGGTCACCAGCATGGCGATTCAGATGGAATGCCCCGGCTTCATGACCTCGCTCGCCAACGGCAACATGCCGTTCCCGCTGCAGGCGCCCGGCCTGCCGTCCATTCCGGGCGTCGGCCCCGCTGCGATGCACTAA
- a CDS encoding CAP domain-containing protein: MAVCAALITTLDAGAGPTARADDLGTAMYNGVTALRPACGAIGDDPRLAAAAQRHANDMLRNGLNGHVGSDGSSPRARITEAGYRAHANGEIVFWSTGSAATANSILDMWMGSPPHRAIILNCAFNSVGFATASDGVRMTAVGDFAS, encoded by the coding sequence ATCGCGGTCTGTGCCGCGCTCATCACGACTCTCGACGCCGGTGCCGGTCCGACGGCGCGCGCCGACGACCTGGGCACCGCGATGTACAACGGCGTCACCGCGCTTCGCCCGGCATGCGGCGCGATTGGCGACGACCCACGGTTGGCAGCGGCGGCGCAGCGGCACGCCAACGACATGCTGCGCAACGGCCTAAACGGCCACGTCGGCTCGGACGGCTCCTCGCCGCGGGCGCGGATCACCGAAGCGGGCTACCGAGCCCACGCGAACGGGGAGATCGTCTTCTGGAGCACCGGATCCGCCGCGACCGCGAATTCGATACTCGACATGTGGATGGGCAGTCCGCCACACCGGGCCATCATCCTCAACTGCGCGTTCAACTCGGTCGGTTTCGCCACCGCTTCGGATGGCGTCAGAATGACTGCCGTCGGCGACTTCGCGAGCTGA
- a CDS encoding glycosyltransferase, with amino-acid sequence MLSIIIASSPVHGHVTPLLTVAKGFVERGDDVRFITGAAFADRVRATGATHIALPPDADFDVDDLEATFPERARLKGLRAVAFDVEHIGANPARPQYEALMAAHSAQPADVVLAEPAFFGAMFLLAHRRPTRPLVVMCGVIPLGMPSADTAPFGMGFPPARLFNRPRNAVLAALNRRVWARADDALDRLHRAVHGQPMPGHVLNWYSWADAIAQFTVPSFEYPRSDAPASLHFVGPLGATGSQAPLPDWWGDLDGSRPVIHVTQGTVANKNYEQVIKPALEALADDDVRIAVTTGGRPLDTLPPLPANARAAEYLPYDELLARTDVFVTNGGYGGVHYALRYGVPIVATGGKEDKPEVGARVAWSGSGLRLRTERPTPKALRRAILTVLRESCYRQASRRIADEMREYNGLGALIDIVERQRAGNGSIPPAHDGRTTATSSHHSADTVDFHAPTAWTATASPASSESRDSTGTT; translated from the coding sequence ATGTTGTCGATCATCATCGCCTCGAGTCCCGTCCACGGTCATGTCACGCCGCTGCTCACCGTGGCGAAGGGATTCGTCGAGCGCGGCGATGACGTGCGGTTCATCACCGGAGCGGCCTTCGCCGATCGAGTCCGGGCGACCGGCGCAACACACATCGCGTTGCCGCCGGACGCCGACTTCGACGTCGACGATCTGGAGGCGACGTTCCCCGAACGTGCCCGGTTGAAGGGCTTGCGGGCGGTCGCCTTCGATGTGGAGCACATCGGCGCGAACCCGGCGAGGCCGCAGTACGAGGCGCTCATGGCTGCCCACTCGGCGCAACCGGCAGACGTTGTACTGGCCGAACCGGCGTTCTTCGGCGCGATGTTCTTGCTCGCACATCGCCGTCCGACCCGCCCGCTTGTCGTCATGTGCGGCGTCATCCCGCTCGGGATGCCCAGCGCCGACACCGCACCGTTCGGGATGGGTTTTCCGCCGGCACGGCTGTTCAACCGTCCACGCAATGCCGTCTTGGCGGCATTGAACCGCCGGGTCTGGGCCCGCGCAGATGACGCCCTGGATCGGCTCCACCGTGCCGTGCACGGTCAACCCATGCCGGGCCACGTCCTCAACTGGTACAGCTGGGCCGATGCGATCGCTCAATTCACGGTACCGTCGTTCGAATATCCTCGGTCAGACGCGCCGGCCTCGCTACATTTCGTCGGCCCGCTGGGCGCCACCGGCTCGCAGGCGCCGCTGCCGGATTGGTGGGGCGACCTCGACGGCTCGCGCCCGGTCATCCACGTCACGCAAGGAACGGTCGCAAACAAAAACTACGAGCAAGTGATCAAGCCGGCTCTCGAGGCGCTCGCGGACGACGATGTGCGGATCGCGGTGACGACAGGCGGGCGCCCGCTGGACACCCTGCCACCGTTGCCCGCCAACGCGCGCGCCGCGGAATACCTGCCCTACGACGAATTACTAGCCCGCACCGACGTTTTCGTCACCAACGGCGGATACGGCGGAGTTCATTACGCCCTGCGCTACGGAGTCCCGATCGTCGCCACCGGCGGCAAGGAGGACAAACCCGAAGTGGGCGCGCGGGTCGCGTGGTCCGGAAGTGGTCTGCGCCTGCGGACCGAACGACCAACCCCCAAAGCCCTGCGGCGGGCCATCCTCACCGTCCTTCGCGAATCCTGCTACCGGCAGGCCAGCCGCCGCATCGCCGACGAGATGCGCGAATACAACGGTTTGGGTGCCCTGATCGACATCGTCGAACGACAACGCGCCGGAAACGGTTCCATCCCGCCCGCTCACGACGGCCGCACCACCGCGACGTCTTCACACCATTCAGCAGACACCGTGGACTTCCATGCACCGACGGCATGGACCGCGACAGCGTCACCGGCATCATCCGAAAGCAGAGACTCGACGGGAACGACTTGA